AGCCCTGGGCAAACCATTGAGTGCGGTGTTTCGCAGCTTCGACACCGAGCCCATCGCCAGTGCCTCCATCGCTCAGGTTCACTTTGCAGTGCTGCATGACGGCCGCGAGGTGGCGGTCAAAGTGCTGCGCCCTGGCATGCTGTCGGTCATTGATGACGATCTGGCCCTGATGCACACCCTGGCGGGCTGGGTGGAGCGCTTGTGGGCCGACGGCAAACGCCTCAAGCCGCGCGAGGTGGTGGCCGAGTTCAACAAGTACCTGCACGACGAGCTGGACCTGGTGCGTGAAGCGGCCAACGCAGCGCAGTTGCGCCGCAACATGCAGGGCCTCGATCTGGTCATCGTCCCCGAAATGGTGTGGGATTACTGCACCCCCACGGTCATGGTGATGGAGCGCATGAAAGGCGTGCCCATCAGCCAGATCCAGCGCCTTCGCGATGCCGGCGTGGACATCAAGAAGCTGGCCCGAGACGGGGTCACGATCTTCTTCACCCAAGTCTTCCGGGATGGTTTTTTTCATGCCGACATGCACCCGGGAAACATCCAGGTCAGCCTGGACCCGGGCAGCTTCGGTCGCTACATCGCCCTGGACTTCGGCATCATCGGCACGCTGACCGAGGTGGACAAAGACTACCTGGCGCAGAACTTCATCGCGTTTTTCCACCGCGATTACAAGCGCGTGGCCGAGCTGCACATCGAGTCGGGCTGGGTGCCCCCTGCCACCCGGGTAGATGAGCTGGAAGCCGCCGTGCGCACCGTGTGCGAGCCCTACTTCGACCGGCCCTTGAAAGAAATCTCACTGGGCCAGGTGCTGATGCGGCTGTTCCAGATCTCGCGGCGTTTTCACGTCGAAATTCAGCCCCAGCTCGTGCTGTTGCAAAAAACCCTGCTGAACGTCGAAGGCCTGGGCCGAGACCTGGACCCGGACCTGGACCTCTGGAGCACGGCCAAGCCCTTCCTGGCGCGCTGGATGCAGGAACAAGTGGGCTGGCGCGCCCTGCTGCGCCAGTTCAAGCGAGAGGCGCCGCGCTACGCCAAGCTCTTGCCCGAACTGCCCCGGCTGGTGCACCACAACCTCAGCCAGGGTGACAGTGCCCTGCGCCGCGATCTGCTGGCCATCTTGCGCGAACAACGCCAAACCAACCGCACCTTGTCTGCGGTGCTGTTCATTTTGCTGGGGTTCATCATCGGACTGGTCATGGCCCAGCTTTTGCTGCGGCTTGATGTGATGGGCGTCTTGTAAAGACGACGCGTGGTCGCGGGTCACCCCTGCTTTCAGGGCTGGCCCGACAAACGCGCGCTGACACGGTCTACACTGCGCCCCCGTGCGATACGTCACCGCCACGGTGGCGCTGCCTCTTCTTGGTCGGCTCTATTCGGAAAGGTTTGCCGAACATGGACTCCACTTTGATCTGGTTCGTGGCTGGGTATCTGGTGCTGACGCTGGGCATCGGCGTTTTTGCGGGCACCCGCGTGCACAACACCACCGACTTCGCGGTGGCCGGCCGCAGCCTGCCACTGGCCATGGTGATCACGACGACCTTCGCCACCTGGTTCGGCGCGGAAACCGTGATGGGCATCCCGGCCACCTTCATGGAAGACGGTCTGGGCGGCGTGGTCGAAGATCCATTCGGCGCCTCGATGTGCCTGGTGCTGGTCGGGGCGTTTTTTGCCGCGCGCCTCTACAAGATGGACCTGCTGACCATCGGCGACTACTACCGGCAACGGTACGGCAAGGGTGTCGAGATTTTTTGCTCGATTGCCATCATCCTGAGCTATCTGGGCTGGGTGGCCGCACAGATCACCGCGCTGGGCCTGGTGTTCAGCCTGCTGACGGGCGGCTGGATCACCCCCACGCAGGGCATGGTGATGGGCACTGGGCTGGTGCTGGCCTACGTGCTGGTGGGCGGCATGATGGCCGTGGCCTGGACCGATTTTGTGCAGATGATCGTGCTGGTGTGCGGCCTGAGTTTCATTGCCTACCTGGCCGGCGAGCAAGCCGGCGGCAGCGAACAGGTGTTGGCGCTGGCCCAGCAGCGTGACTGGCTGAACTTCCTGCCCGACAACACGACCCACGACTGGCTGTTCTTCATTGCCGCGGCCATCACGATGATGCTGGGCTCCATTCCGCAACAAGACGTGTTTCAGCGGGTGATGTCGGCCAAGGACGCCAACACAGCCCGCACCGGCACCATGATCGGCGGCTTCAGCTACCTGCTGTTTGCGTTTGTGCCCATGTTCATCGCCACGGCGGCCATGGTGATCATGCCCGACGAGACGGCCGCACTGCTCAGCGACGATTCGCAAAAGATCCTGCCCACGCTGATCCTCAACCACATGCCCATGATCGCGCAGATCCTGTTCTTCGGGGCACTGCTGTCGGCCATCATGTCCACGTCGTCGGCCACACTGCTGGCGCCCTCGACCAGCTTCGTCGAGAACATCCTGCGCAACATCTATCCGCACCTCACAGACAAGCAGGTGCTGCTGGCCCTGCGCATTTCGGTGCTGGTGTTCACCGGCTCGGTGCTGACGTACGCCGTGGCCATGGAGGGCACATCGATCTATGAGCTGGTGTCCGGCGCGTACCAGGTGCCCTTAGTCGGTGCGTTCGTGCCGCTGGTCTTCGGCCTGTACTGGAAGCGCGCCACCACCCAGGGCGCGGTGCTGTCGATTGCGCTGGGCCTGGGCACGCTGATCTGGTTCACGTTCCACCCCACTGCGGGAGAAGCCTTCCCGGGGCAGCTCGCCGGCTTGCTGGCTGCCCTGCTGGGCATGTTCCTGGGCTCGCTGGGGCCACAGTGGATGGCACCGCATCAGGGGCACCCCAAGCACATTGGTGATGTCTGAGGTGGTGACCTCCGCTAAAATGCACTGATTGAATCAGACGGGTACTTTCGAGGTTCACCATGCCCATCTACGCTTACCGTTGTGAGTCTTGCGGTCACGCCAAGGACGTCTTGCAGAAGATGTCGGACGCGCCGCTGACCACCTGCCCGGCCTGTGGCGCCGAATCGTTCAAAAAACAACTCACCGCCGCGGGCTTTCAGCTCAAAGGCTCAGGGTGGTACGTGACCGATTTCAGGGGCGGAAGCCAGACGGCTGCAGCCCCTGCTGCCGCAGCCGCCGCTGGGACAGGCACGGCTGAAGCAGCCAGTGCCCCGGCCACCGAGGCCAGCAGCGCCAGCAACGCTGGTGGCGACGCGCCCGCGGCCGGCTGTGGCACGTCCTGCGCCTGCCACTGATTCCCGGCGCGGGCCACCTCGGTGGCGCGATCCCAAACCTGAACGACAATAGCGGGTTCCGACGCTGGTGCCACCAGCCTCGGGCCCCTTTCATTTCTGGAGAGCACAAGAATGCGCACCACTTACTGCGGACTGGTCAGCGAAGCGCTGATGGGCCAGACCGTGACGCTGATGGGCTGGGCCCACCGTCGCCGCGACCACGGCGGCGTGATCTTCATCGATCTGCGTGACCGCGAAGGCCTGGTGCAGGTGGTGTTTGACCCCGATCGCGCCGATTCGTTCAAGATCGCTGAAGATGTGCGCAATGAGTTTTGCCTGAAGGTCACCGGTGTCGTGCGCGCCCGGCCCGCAGGCACAGAGAACGCCAACCTGACCAGCGGCAAGATCGAAGTGCTGGGCCACACACTGGAGGTGCTCAACCCCTCCGTGACGCCGCCCTTCCTGCTGGACGACGAAAACCTGTCCGAGACCGTGCGCCTGACGCACCGCGTGCTGGACCTGCGTCGTCCCGCCATGCAAAAGAACCTGATGCTGCGCTACCGCGTGGCCATGGAGGTTCGCAAGTACCTGGACGAACACGGTTTTGTCGACATCGAAACCCCGATGCTGACCAAATCCACGCCCGAAGGCGCGCGCGACTACCTCGTGCCCTCGCGCGTGCACGACGGCACTTTCTTTGCGCTGCCCCAATCGCCCCAGCTGTTCAAGCAACTGTTGATGGTGGCCGGCTTTGACCGTTACTACCAGATCACCAAGTGCTTCCGCGACGAAGACCTGCGCGCTGATCGCCAGCCCGAATTCACCCAGATCGATATTGAAACGAGCTTCCTGACCGAGCAGGAAATCCGTGACATGTTCGAGGGCATGATCCGCCACGTCTTCAAGAAGGCGCTGGACGTGGACCTGGGCGCCTACCCGGTCATGAAGTACGCCGACGCCATGCACCGGTACGGCTCGGACAAGCCCGACCTGCGGGTCAAACTTGAGTTCACCGAACTGACCGACGTCATGACCGACGTCGACTTCAAGGTGTTCTCCACCCCGGCCACCACCAAGGGCGGCCGCGTGGTGGCCCTGCGCGTGCCAGGCGGTGGCGCCATGTCGCGTGGCGAGATCGACGCCTACACCGAGTTCGTCAAGATCTACGGTGCCAAGGGCCTGGCCTGGATCAAGGTCAACGACGTGGCCGCTGGCCGCGAAGGTCTGCAATCCCCCATCGTCAAGAACCTGCACGATGCCGCCATTGCCGAGGTGCTCAAGCGCACCGAAGCCCAGAACGGCGACCTGATCTTCTTTGGCGCGGACAAAGCCAAGGTGGTCAACGACGCCATCGGCGCGCTGCGCCTGAAGGTGGGCCACTCGGATTTCGGCAAGGCCAACGGCCTGTTCGAAGACCGCTGGGCACCGCTGTGGGTGGTGGACTTCCCGATGTTCGAGCACGATGAAGAGGGCGACCGCTGGAACGCGGTGCACCACCCCTTCACCGCGCCGAAGGATGGCCACGAGGATTACATGGACACCGACCCTGGCCAGTGCATTGCCAAGGCGTACGACATGGTGCTCAACGGCTGGGAGCTGGGTGGCGGCTCGATCCGCATCCACCGCGCCGAGGTGCAATCCAAGGTGTTCAGCGCCTTGAACATCACCGAAGAAGACGCCAAGGTGAAGTTCGGCTTCCTGCTGGATGCCCTGCAATACGGCGCGCCCCCGCACGGTGGCCTGGCCTTCGGTCTGGACCGCCTGGTCACCCTGATGACCAAGGCCGAGTCCATCCGTGATGTGATTGCCTTCCCCAAAACCCAGCGCGCCCAGTGCCTGCTGACCGGTGCACCGTCT
The DNA window shown above is from Aquabacterium sp. A3 and carries:
- the ubiB gene encoding ubiquinone biosynthesis regulatory protein kinase UbiB translates to MPRLLRSAYIFWIVVRYGLDGLALDSLRSPGWSLLARILSFGRRLDAPRGQRLREALEHLGPIFVKFGQMLSTRRDLLPPDVADELARLQDRVPPFPGKQAEALVEKALGKPLSAVFRSFDTEPIASASIAQVHFAVLHDGREVAVKVLRPGMLSVIDDDLALMHTLAGWVERLWADGKRLKPREVVAEFNKYLHDELDLVREAANAAQLRRNMQGLDLVIVPEMVWDYCTPTVMVMERMKGVPISQIQRLRDAGVDIKKLARDGVTIFFTQVFRDGFFHADMHPGNIQVSLDPGSFGRYIALDFGIIGTLTEVDKDYLAQNFIAFFHRDYKRVAELHIESGWVPPATRVDELEAAVRTVCEPYFDRPLKEISLGQVLMRLFQISRRFHVEIQPQLVLLQKTLLNVEGLGRDLDPDLDLWSTAKPFLARWMQEQVGWRALLRQFKREAPRYAKLLPELPRLVHHNLSQGDSALRRDLLAILREQRQTNRTLSAVLFILLGFIIGLVMAQLLLRLDVMGVL
- a CDS encoding sodium:solute symporter family protein, yielding MDSTLIWFVAGYLVLTLGIGVFAGTRVHNTTDFAVAGRSLPLAMVITTTFATWFGAETVMGIPATFMEDGLGGVVEDPFGASMCLVLVGAFFAARLYKMDLLTIGDYYRQRYGKGVEIFCSIAIILSYLGWVAAQITALGLVFSLLTGGWITPTQGMVMGTGLVLAYVLVGGMMAVAWTDFVQMIVLVCGLSFIAYLAGEQAGGSEQVLALAQQRDWLNFLPDNTTHDWLFFIAAAITMMLGSIPQQDVFQRVMSAKDANTARTGTMIGGFSYLLFAFVPMFIATAAMVIMPDETAALLSDDSQKILPTLILNHMPMIAQILFFGALLSAIMSTSSATLLAPSTSFVENILRNIYPHLTDKQVLLALRISVLVFTGSVLTYAVAMEGTSIYELVSGAYQVPLVGAFVPLVFGLYWKRATTQGAVLSIALGLGTLIWFTFHPTAGEAFPGQLAGLLAALLGMFLGSLGPQWMAPHQGHPKHIGDV
- a CDS encoding FmdB family zinc ribbon protein, which gives rise to MPIYAYRCESCGHAKDVLQKMSDAPLTTCPACGAESFKKQLTAAGFQLKGSGWYVTDFRGGSQTAAAPAAAAAAGTGTAEAASAPATEASSASNAGGDAPAAGCGTSCACH
- the aspS gene encoding aspartate--tRNA ligase, which encodes MRTTYCGLVSEALMGQTVTLMGWAHRRRDHGGVIFIDLRDREGLVQVVFDPDRADSFKIAEDVRNEFCLKVTGVVRARPAGTENANLTSGKIEVLGHTLEVLNPSVTPPFLLDDENLSETVRLTHRVLDLRRPAMQKNLMLRYRVAMEVRKYLDEHGFVDIETPMLTKSTPEGARDYLVPSRVHDGTFFALPQSPQLFKQLLMVAGFDRYYQITKCFRDEDLRADRQPEFTQIDIETSFLTEQEIRDMFEGMIRHVFKKALDVDLGAYPVMKYADAMHRYGSDKPDLRVKLEFTELTDVMTDVDFKVFSTPATTKGGRVVALRVPGGGAMSRGEIDAYTEFVKIYGAKGLAWIKVNDVAAGREGLQSPIVKNLHDAAIAEVLKRTEAQNGDLIFFGADKAKVVNDAIGALRLKVGHSDFGKANGLFEDRWAPLWVVDFPMFEHDEEGDRWNAVHHPFTAPKDGHEDYMDTDPGQCIAKAYDMVLNGWELGGGSIRIHRAEVQSKVFSALNITEEDAKVKFGFLLDALQYGAPPHGGLAFGLDRLVTLMTKAESIRDVIAFPKTQRAQCLLTGAPSYVDEKQLRELHIRLRNPQAGQPPAAE